DNA from Xanthomonas hyacinthi:
GACCGTGCTCGGCTTCGCGGTCCTGGCCGGGCCGTGGCTGCTGGGCGTGTGGAAGACCTTCGGCAACCCGCTGTTCCCGCAGTTCAACAGCCATTTCCTGGCGCCGCTGGCGCAGCCGGTCGCGCTCAGCGATACGCGCTGGCTGCCGCAAGGCTGGCTGCAATGGCTGAGCTGGCCGCTGCAGTTCTCGATCGCGCCGAACCGGGTCAGCGAGGTCGCCCTGCGGCAGATTGTGTGGCCGCTGCTGTATCTGCTGGGCTTGGCGTCGCTGCTGCTGGCCGCGCTGCGCCGGCGCCGGCGGCCAGCGGCGGCCAGCGACGTGGCCGCGCCGGTATGGCGCGCATTGCTGGTGTTCTTCGTGGTTGCGTTCCTGGCCTGGCAGGCGGCCTTCAGCATCCAGCGCTATCTGGTGGTGCCGGAACTGCTGGCGCCGCTGCTGCTGTGGGTCGGGCTGCGGCGGCTGTTGCCGGCGCGGATCGCGGCGCCGGCGGCGCGCTGGACGCTGATCGCCTGCGCGCTGGTCGCCGTGCACGGCTGGGGCGACTGGGGCCACGAGCGCTGGGCGCGCACGGCGTTCCGGGTGCAGGCGCCGCCGCTGCCGCAGCCGGCGCGCAGCCTGGTGCTGCTGGTCGGCGACGTGCCGCAGTCGTGGCGCATCCCGTTCCTGCCGGCGCAGGCGGCGTATGCGTCGGTGGCGTCCAATTTCCCCGAATCGCCGGCCTATGCCGAACGCGTGCGGGCGCTGCTGGCCGAGCGCGGCCAGGGTTATGCGCTGCTGCCGGCGACGGTGGACCGCAACGTCGAGCGGCTGCGCCGGCTCAATGCGCTGGCCGCACGCCTGGGCCTGGACCGCGGGCCGGACTGCCGGTTGATGCGGCGCCTGGCGCACCGGCCGGTGCGTGCGGCAGTGACCGAGCGCGATGGCCGCTGCCGGTGGACGCTATTGCCGGAACGCGCCATCGACATCGCCGCCGGCGACCGCGAGGCGCTGGCGCTGGCCGACCAGCAACTGGCGCGCTACGGCCTGGCGCTGCAGCCGGACACCTGCGCGGTCTACGAGTCCTGGCTCGGGCAGGCACGCTATCCGTACCAGTGGTGTCGGGTGAGCCGGCGTTAACACGCCCTCAGGGCAGCACGTAGCCGGCTTCGCGCAGCAGTCCGGCCAGGCCGATCAGCGGCAGCCCGACCAGCGCGGTCGGGTCCTGGCTGTGGATCGCGCTGAACAGGCTGATGCCCAGGCCTTCGCACTTGAAGCTGCCGGCGCAGTCCAAGGGCTGCTCGGCGGCGACGTAGCGGGCGATCTCCTCGGCCTGCAGCACGCGGAAGCGCACTTCGGTCAGGTCGCACAGCTGCAGCGCGCGTTCGCCGCGCAGCAGGCATACCGCGGTATGGAAGCGCACGCTGCGCCGGGACATCGCCGCCAGTTGCGCCTGCGCGGCGGCGGCATGGCCGGGTTTGCCCAGCGGCTGGCCATCGAGTTCGGCGACCTGGTCCGAACCGATCACCCAGGCATCGGCGGCGCCGGCCGCCACCGCGGCGGCCTTGGCCCGCGCCAGGCGCTGCGCCAGCGCCGGTGGCGCTTCGCCGGGCAGCGGCGTTTCCTCGACCTGCGGGGGCACGCTGTCGAAGGGCAGGCGCAGGCGCTGCAGCAGTTCGCGGCGGTGGACGGAGGTGGAGGCCAGGATCAGGCGCGGCATCGGCAAGGTCGGGCAGGGCGGCGCGGGCGCCGGGGCCGGCAGTCTGCGGCGCTGCGCACGGCCGGGCAAGCGGGACGACAGGACGGTTTGACAGCGCCCCCGGCAGTCCTTAACATTCTGCGGCTTATGTCCGCGAACGTGCCCGAACTGTTGGATGCCTGGCGGATGGTCGCAGCGCGCAGGGTCTTCGAAGACCGCCTGCCGCTCTCGGCGATGTCCCGGCTGCAAGGCAGCCTGGCCGATACCGAAGGCGAATGCCGCTACACGCTGGAATTCGGCCGCGACGCTGTACTGCAAGTGTCCTACGTCGAACTGACGCTCGAAACCGCGCTGCCGCTGATCTGTCAGCGCAGCCTGCAGCGCTTCCTGCTGCCGGTGTCGAGCGTGCAGCGGTTGGGACTGATCCGCAGCGAGGCCGAAGAGGCCGCGCTGCCGCCGGAGTACGAGGCCTTGCTGGTG
Protein-coding regions in this window:
- a CDS encoding glycosyltransferase 87 family protein; its protein translation is MSAAIDTPTAPRPNRRQRLLRALDRRFAFHDRGNVIAAGIAVALLGGVLSLLLGQDANWDLRNYHLYNGYAALHGRLGMDLAPAQLQSYFNPLLDVLHYALMTGLPAPLAGLAMGALHALAFLLLAGIVWQVLDARLDRARLAPWLALAGMCSAAFLSEFASSMADNSSALPVLGALLAALHAQRRQQAAGQGVAVAWWALAGALLGLALACKLTNAPFALALGVAALVAGGRARQRVGGAAVLTVLTVLGFAVLAGPWLLGVWKTFGNPLFPQFNSHFLAPLAQPVALSDTRWLPQGWLQWLSWPLQFSIAPNRVSEVALRQIVWPLLYLLGLASLLLAALRRRRRPAAASDVAAPVWRALLVFFVVAFLAWQAAFSIQRYLVVPELLAPLLLWVGLRRLLPARIAAPAARWTLIACALVAVHGWGDWGHERWARTAFRVQAPPLPQPARSLVLLVGDVPQSWRIPFLPAQAAYASVASNFPESPAYAERVRALLAERGQGYALLPATVDRNVERLRRLNALAARLGLDRGPDCRLMRRLAHRPVRAAVTERDGRCRWTLLPERAIDIAAGDREALALADQQLARYGLALQPDTCAVYESWLGQARYPYQWCRVSRR
- a CDS encoding Maf family nucleotide pyrophosphatase, producing the protein MPRLILASTSVHRRELLQRLRLPFDSVPPQVEETPLPGEAPPALAQRLARAKAAAVAAGAADAWVIGSDQVAELDGQPLGKPGHAAAAQAQLAAMSRRSVRFHTAVCLLRGERALQLCDLTEVRFRVLQAEEIARYVAAEQPLDCAGSFKCEGLGISLFSAIHSQDPTALVGLPLIGLAGLLREAGYVLP
- a CDS encoding YceD family protein; translated protein: MSANVPELLDAWRMVAARRVFEDRLPLSAMSRLQGSLADTEGECRYTLEFGRDAVLQVSYVELTLETALPLICQRSLQRFLLPVSSVQRLGLIRSEAEEAALPPEYEALLVPDDGLLRPADLVEDELVLAVPLVPVAPGSEAVEQDWPATEEEVSKANPFAVLAALKKQ